The Flavobacterium sp. K5-23 genome segment ACCACAAAGAAGAATCGCTAAACGGTTTAAAGGAGCAACACGGCGATAAATTCTCTTGGGACGAACTTAGGATGTATAAAGCGAGTTTGAATTAGGAACACCACGATCGGGTTTTTTAAGGAGCATTGTTCCCGCTATTCGTTATAATCTTGTGGGGCAAAACAAAAGCCCCACAAGGATTTCCACTGCTATCGGGGTTAGGGAATAAGATTTGGTGATTTAAGTGTCATTCCAACCTGCCAAATTAAAAGCGCAATCTGAGTTATAAACACGTGATGCAGCAGCCGTGATTGCTTCGTTCCTCGCAAAGACACAAACCACGTTATTGGCGATCCCGATAACTATCGGGAGAAGCAATCACACTAACAATGATAACAGAAAGACGATGAAAGATAAATCAAATCGCTGCGTTTTTCATCCTTAGGCAAAGGACAAAGCTCATAAAAAAAATCCCCCAAAAAGTAAAAACTATTTGGGGGATTTTAAACCTTAAAAAGGGTTGTTATTATAATGATTCTATCAAAATCCAAGCTTCTGGATTATGTGTTTTTTGAATTTCATTTTTAGCTTTTTCCGCTTCAGCAAAAGTTTTGTAGCTACCGTATAAAACGGGAAATAAACCGTGCTTGTTGATATCTATTCTTCGGGCTTTAAAACCTAATTTGTTTAAGTTTTTAAATATTTTCTCCGCATTTTTTTCGTCTCTAAAAGCACCTGCCATAATGTGGTACGGTAATTTCCCTTCTTTTATGGAAAGTGTAACCGCTGGAATTGGGCTTTCGATGAAAAATGTAGCTTCTTGTATTTTTTGTTCTACTTGTTTTTGTACCGCTGATTCTACTAATAAAGTTTCAGATGCAATTTGGTTTTGGTATAATGGGTATCCAACACTTCCCGTTAATCCTAATCCAAGTACAAAGATCGCTGCATATCGTAAATAAGGACGACTTCTTCTTTCCTCAAGTTCCACAATTTCTGAAACAAAAACATCTTCTTCTAAAGCTTCTATTTTTTGTTCGAAAATTTCTCTTTTTACAAGTGGGGAAACAAAAGAATTTAAACCAAAAGAACTTGACAAATAATTCGTTTGATCGTAAGGGGTGAATATCACGCCATTGTCTACATTCAAACGCAAGTCACCCACGTTTTTAATCGAACAAATTCCAGTTTCCTGAAGCGTTTTTTTCCAATTCAAAACCTCATATTGGATAGCGCTTACCGCATAATCGTAAGATGTCTTTTCTGATTGCGCAATATGATTTGCTAACAAGCCATCATTATTTTTAATGTTGGCATTAAAAGAAATCATTTTTTTCGGTGGAAAAAATGAATTTGAGCTTTCATTCAGCTGTGCCGACTGAATTTCGGTCAAAAAAGCGCCGAAACCAGGAACGGTAACACATTGATAACGATATAAAAGCTGGGCGATGTAAGGTTGGATATTCATACTTACAAAGTTATACAATGAAAATAGTTATCAAAATTTTATTCACAATTTTTATTAACAATTGCCAGAAATAATTTATACTTTTCAGAAACAATAGGTTAGCCTTAAAAACCTATTTATAAAAAAATGTTTTATTTGAGTTTAAGGATGCTTTTTGTGGTGGCCAACAGTACTATTTTATAAATTGTAATATCGTTTTTATAATGACAGACCAGGATTTATTTCATTTAATGGCCTTGCAAAGGGTAGAAGGAGTTGGGGACATAATGGCCAAAAAACTGCTGACTCATTGCGGAACTGCCGAAGCCGTTTTTAATTCCAAGACCTCTCAACTTGCCGCAATTGACGGAGTGGGAGCTATGTTGTTAAAAAGTTTAAAAGACAAATCGGTTTTTGAAAAGGCCAATCGGGAATTGGAGTTTATAAAATCCAATGACATTAAGGTGTCCTGTTTTCTGGACGAAGATTATCCTGATCGACTAAAACATTGCTTTGACGGCCCCGTTTTATTATTCACTTCGGGGAACATCGATTTAAAAAACCGAAAGATCATTAGTATTGTGGGCACACGACAAATCACTTCTTACGGAACGGAGTTTTGCAGAAAACTGATTGAGGATATCGCGCCGCTGGATCCCATTATCGTGAGCGGTTTTGCGTATGGAGTGGATATCGTGGCACACCAGTTGGCTATGGATAACAATCTCCAAACGATAGGTGTGGTGGCGCACGGTTTGAACCAAATATACCCCAAAACTCATAAGAAGTACGTCGCCAAAGTCGAAGAAAACGGTGGTTTCATGACCGAATTTTGGAGCTCTTCGAATCCCGACAAGGAAAACTTCGTGCGCAGAAACAGAATCGTGGCCGGAATGTCTGAAGCCACAATCGTGATTGAATCCGCGGATAGGGGAGGTTCGTTGATTACCGCTAATATGGCAAACGATTACAACCGCGATGTATTTGCCGTTCCGGGACGCGTAACTGACAAGTACAGCGCAGGCTGCAACAACCTGATAAAAACCCAAAAAGCCAATGTGCTCACCAGCGCCGCCGACTTGGTTTACATCCTGAATTGGGACTTGGAGAAAGAAACCAAATCCGTGCAAAAACAATTGTTTGTTACCCTGGACGACGATGAACAAAAAGTCTATGACTACCTCTTAAAAACTGGTAAAGAAATTATGGACATCATTGCCTTGCGTTGTGATTTCCCCATTTATAGGATTTCAGGACTGCTATTGAATATGGAACTCAAGGGCGTGGTAAGGCCGTTGCCGGGGAAATTGTTTGAGGCGATATAGAATTATTTAACCGCAAAGTTCACAAAGAAAACACTAAGGCCACAAAGTTTTTTAAATGAAAAAACGCAAAGAATTATTCTATTAAATAATTCTTTGCGTTCCTAGTGAAACCCTTTGGGCTCTTTGTGGTTAAGTATAAAGTTTTCTCGCTAAAACTTAATTATAGACCCCATCAAAATACTCATTAATAACAACCCATTTACCATCTTTTTTTTCTAAAACATATACTCCCCCAGCTGATGAGTCTCTAAAAATAATTGTATAGGAATAAAAATATAAAAGCGCATATTTATTATTTGAAAACAATAAAGGTCGCGATATCTTATACCCTTTACTAAGGTTTTTTAGATGTTGATCAATTTCACTTTCTTGAAATTGCTTATTGTATTCCATAATTGGAATATGCAATAGGTCGAAATCTGTTTTTTTCCAATAATAGGGAATAGTATCATTTTTGTATTTAGCCTTCAATATGGCAATCCCTTTTCTATTTATTGACCAATAATCTTTTTCTTTTAAATTATTATTTAAGTAATAGTTTACGTCTCTTTTGTTATATACTTCTTCATAAGTCTCTATTGCTCGATTTCTAGTAAGCGATTGATTTATAAGGTAAATCATCTTTACGTATTTTTCATTCTTATATTTTTCATTTAAAAAATCTTTAACGATTTCATTCTCTAGTTTAGTAGTGGAACAGGAGAATAATATAAAACAAAGGAGGGATAGTGACAGGTATGTTTTCATTATTCAATGGGTTTATTCAATTTCAATACCCGATTCTACGTGTATATATTCTGTTTTTTTAGTGGAGTTCTTTACTAAAAACACGACATAATTACTAAATAAAGCAGCAAGTTTTTGATCCTCCAATTTTTTATTTTTATCATAAAACTTTGATGAACGCACATATTTTTTAAGTGACAGAATTTTTTTGGGATTTAGATTGTTTTTTACCTCACCTTTTTTAAAGAAAAAAGACCCGTTGTTGCCACCACTACTGTCATCTAGATAAAAATGACTAGGGATTTCAACATATGCATTTATATATGTTTTGTCATATTTAAAAAAAAGTGTGTCTTTTGGTTTTTCTTGAGCCTTTAATTTCGATGTCGAAATTAAAGAAAGTAAAATAATAATAACGGTTTTCATTTTTAAATTTTTATTAGACTTTAATTAATTCTCATAAAATAGCGTAATATCCACAAAGTCTTTTAAATGAAAGAACGCAAAGAATTACTTGATATAATAACTCTTTGCGTTCCTAGTGAAACCCTTTGCACTCTTTATTGCTAAATAAAATCGTTTCCGTTATTTTAAAGCATTGTATAATATCTCAACAGGATGTCCCGCTTTTCGGCCCGTACCGTCCGCTATTTGATGTCTGCAGCTGGTTCCAGATGCTGAAATCAAAGTGGCTTCTTGTTCTGAACGAATGGCCGGAAACAAAACCAGTTCCCCAATTTTCATCGAAATGTCATAATGCTCCGTTTCGTATCCAAAAGAACCCGCCATACCGCAACATCCGCTTGGGATATTCAGCACGGTATAGTTTTTAGGCAACATCAATATTTTCTTTAACGGCACTAAGGACGACAGGGCTTTCTGGAAACAATGTCCGTGCATGCGCACGCGTTCTTCTTTATCGGTAAAACTATCAGATGTAATGCGTCCTTCGTCCAGTTCTTTAGCCAGGAACTCTTCGATCAGGAAGGTTCTGCCGGCAAATGCTTTGGCTTTGACTTTCAAATCACCACGACACAAATCAGGATATTCATCCCTAAATGACAATATCGCCGAGGGTTCGATCCCTATTAATACCGCATTCTCCGGTATGGATTTGGCGAAAGCCGCCGTATTTTTTTCGGCAATATCACGCGCTTCTTTCAGCATTCCTTTCGAAAGATAGGTTCTTCCGCTGATGCCTATTTCAGGAATCACGACTTGGTAACCCAAACGGTTCAACAGGTAAATTGCTGTCTGGCCTATTTCAACATCATAATAGTTCAAAAACTCATCATTGTACAAATACACCGTACCGTTGACAAAGTCTCCTTTTTGACTGTGTTTTTTAATCCACTTGGCAAAAGTGATTTTGTGCATCAAAGGCAGTTTTCGCTCGGTTGCAAAACCGGTCAATTTCTTGATGATATTTCCTAAAATCCCTTTGGTCGATAAATTATACGCCCAAGGAATGGAAGCAAAAAGCCAGTTTATTTTTGGTGTATTTCCTATCAATTTAGAACGGAATTTCACCCCGTTCTTATCGTGGTATTGTTGTAATGTTTCCGCTTTCAGTTTTGCCATATCCACATTCGAAGGACATTCGGATTTACATCCTTTACAACTCAAACATAAGTCAAGCACTTCAAGAAGGCCTTCATCATCAAATCTATTTTCTTTGGTAGAGTTGGTGATGGTTTCCCTAAGGATATTGGCTCTGGCACGCGTGGTGTGTTTTTCGTCACGGGTGGCCATATAACTTGGGCACATCGTTCCACCACTTTTTTCGGTTTTTCTACAGTCCCCAGATCCGTTACACATCTCGGCAGCACGCAGGATTCCGTTGTGTTCCGAGAAATCAAAATAGGTTTCTGGCATAGGCGTATCCTGACCCGGTGTGTACCTTAGGCTGGTGTCCATAGGCGGCGTGTTCACAATTTTCCCGGGGTTGAAAACGCCCCAAGGGTCCCAAGTTTGTTTCACTTGAATGAACAATTGGTAGATTTCCTCGCCAAGCATTAAGGGGATAAATTCCCCGCGAAGTCTTCCGTCACCGTGTTCCCCGCTCAGCGAACCTTTGTATTTTTTTACTAAATGGGCTATATCGGTCGCTATGGTTCTAAAAAGTCCGGCGCCTTCTTTGGTTTTTAGGTCAATGATAGGGCGAAGGTGCAATTCTCCCGTTGCCGCGTGCGCATAATGCACGCAGTTTAGGTTTCTTTCTTTCAGGATGGCATTGAAATCTTCGATGAAATCAGGTAAATCATTCACGTCAACCGCTGTGTCTTCTATTACCGCAACGGCTTTAGCGTCACCAGGAATATTAGACAACAATCCAAGACCAGCTTTTCTTAGTGTCCATACTTTGTTTGTGTCTTCTCCATAAACAATAGGGAAATGATAGCCCAGATTTTTAGAACGCATCAAAGCTTCCATTTCTTTGGCAATACTATCGATTTCTTCTTGGGTATCTCTTAAAAATTCAACGGCCAAAATAGCCTGAGGATCTCCTTTTACGAAGAAACGGTTCTTGCTTTGCTCTATATTTTCCTTGGTACATTCCAGAATATAATGGTCAATTAACTCGACACTGTCCGGATTAAATTTTAGTGCTTCTAAGTTGGCTTTCAACGATTCGTTGATGCTGTCAAAATGCACGCAAACCAAGGCTGCGAAAGGTTTTAAGGCATCAACCAAATTCAGTTTTATGGCAGTTGAAAAGAACAAAGTTCCTTCAGACCCTGCAATTAATTTACAAAAATTGAATTTTTCGTTCGGATCGCCAAAAGGCATACTGTCTGCCAATAAATCCAAGGCATAACCGGTATTTCTTCTCGGTATTGATTTTTTAGGGAAATTATCGTCGAATAAAGTTCGGTTTGTTGTAGATGACAATATATCTTTGGCCTGAACATAAATGGCCTGTTCGAGCGGGCTAACTACATTAATTCCGTTGCATTTGTCTTCAAATTCTGCATTTGTCAAAGCGCCAAAAGTCACTTCGTTACCATCAGCCAAGAATCCTTTGATTTCAAGCAAATGCTCCCGCGTAGAACCGTAAATAACGGATCTCGCTCCACAGGCATTGTTTCCTACCATTCCGCCAATCATACAGCGGTTACTGGTGGAAGTCTCAGGACCAAAAAACAATTTATAAGATTTTAAATGAAGATTCAGTTCGTCCCGAATCACTCCCGGTTCTACCCAAGCCGTTTTATTGGCTTGATCTACCGAAAGGATTTTGGTGAATTCTTGCGAAATATCAACCACAATTCCGTTCCCAACAACCTGTCCAGCAAGCGAAGTTCCTGCCGCACGAGGAATCACGCTGCTGTTGTTTTCTCTGACAAAAGCAATGATTTTTTGGATGTCTTCCTTTGTTTTAGGAATGGCTACCGCCAAAGGCATTTCTTTATACGCACTCGCATCCGTGGCGTAAAGCGTACGCATGGTGTGGTCATAAAATAATTTACCGTCTAATTGCTTCTCTAAACTTTCAAGTTTGCTATTGTTGATGGAAAGGGTGTTGTTATTTTTCATTTAAAACAAAATCGTATTTTTAATATAGAATTCTATATCGAATGGTATTTGGAATCTTTTTTAATTTTTTCTCCAGCTCTTTGTTATGGAAATTATCAATATCCGTAATCACGTAACCTAAAGTTTCGTTTGTTTTTAGATACTGACCTAGAATATTATTGTCATATTCAGAGAGTATGGTGTTGATTTGTGCCAATATTCCTTTTACATTTTCATGAACGTGCATAATACGGTGCGCACTTTGAAGTTCAGGAAGTTGAATTTCAGGAAGGTTGACACTTCCGTAAGTGGTTCCTGTATTGATGTATTGGATTATTTTTCGGGCTACATAATGGCCAATGTCAAATTGTGCTTCTTCGGTACTTCCACCAATGTGTGGCGTAAGAATCACATTAGACATTCCGCGCAAGGATGATAAAAATGGCTCTTCATTGTTACTAGGCTCTTCAGGGAAAACATCCACTGCCGCTCCGCGAATTTTACCGCTTTTTAAATTGGCTGTCAAGGCTTCAATATCCACCACATGACCTCTAGAAAGATTCAAGAAAATCACTCCTGGTTTCATATATTCAAAAGCTTCGGCATCGATTATATTTTTATTGCTTGCTCGTCCATCAACGTGTAGCGAAACCACATCTGAAAGTGCTAATAGTTCTTTCAAAGAAGAACATTTCTTAGCGTTTCCAAGTGCCAGTTTATCAACAGAATCATAGAAATATACTTTCATTCCCATTGCTTCAGCAATGATGGAAAGTTGGGACCCGATACTTCCGTATCCTACGATTCCCAATTTTTTACCGCGAATCTCCACGCTATTTGTGGCTGATTTGTCCCAGATACCTGCATGCATTTTTGTGCTTTTGTCGAATGTATTTCGAACCAACATAATAATTTCACCAATGGCAAGTTCCACAACAGAACGGGTATTGCTATACGGCGCATTGAATACAGACACTCCTTTCATGCTACACGCAGTAAGGTCTACCTGATTTGTACCAATGC includes the following:
- the serA gene encoding phosphoglycerate dehydrogenase, whose protein sequence is MTENPETFIFDFDSTFIRVEALDVLCEVIYDNSAAGTQILSEIQRLTDLGMEGKLSLKESLTSRINLLEANRDHLGAVIEELKNKVTASVIRNRAFFKQHSENIYIISNGFKEIIIPIVQEYGIKPEHVLANTFKFDHDGKIIGFDEKDQLCENKGKVYKIKSLNLPGEVIMIGDGYTDYETLEGGAVSKFFAFTENVSRPIVVEKADRIAPSLDEILYDLSYKASVSYPKNRIKVLLLENVHEDAVKIFEHEGYNVEVIKGALSEDELCEKIKGVSILGIRSKTHVTEKVLECAKKLHAIGTFCIGTNQVDLTACSMKGVSVFNAPYSNTRSVVELAIGEIIMLVRNTFDKSTKMHAGIWDKSATNSVEIRGKKLGIVGYGSIGSQLSIIAEAMGMKVYFYDSVDKLALGNAKKCSSLKELLALSDVVSLHVDGRASNKNIIDAEAFEYMKPGVIFLNLSRGHVVDIEALTANLKSGKIRGAAVDVFPEEPSNNEEPFLSSLRGMSNVILTPHIGGSTEEAQFDIGHYVARKIIQYINTGTTYGSVNLPEIQLPELQSAHRIMHVHENVKGILAQINTILSEYDNNILGQYLKTNETLGYVITDIDNFHNKELEKKLKKIPNTIRYRILY
- the dprA gene encoding DNA-processing protein DprA, translating into MTDQDLFHLMALQRVEGVGDIMAKKLLTHCGTAEAVFNSKTSQLAAIDGVGAMLLKSLKDKSVFEKANRELEFIKSNDIKVSCFLDEDYPDRLKHCFDGPVLLFTSGNIDLKNRKIISIVGTRQITSYGTEFCRKLIEDIAPLDPIIVSGFAYGVDIVAHQLAMDNNLQTIGVVAHGLNQIYPKTHKKYVAKVEENGGFMTEFWSSSNPDKENFVRRNRIVAGMSEATIVIESADRGGSLITANMANDYNRDVFAVPGRVTDKYSAGCNNLIKTQKANVLTSAADLVYILNWDLEKETKSVQKQLFVTLDDDEQKVYDYLLKTGKEIMDIIALRCDFPIYRISGLLLNMELKGVVRPLPGKLFEAI
- a CDS encoding SPOR domain-containing protein, which gives rise to MNIQPYIAQLLYRYQCVTVPGFGAFLTEIQSAQLNESSNSFFPPKKMISFNANIKNNDGLLANHIAQSEKTSYDYAVSAIQYEVLNWKKTLQETGICSIKNVGDLRLNVDNGVIFTPYDQTNYLSSSFGLNSFVSPLVKREIFEQKIEALEEDVFVSEIVELEERRSRPYLRYAAIFVLGLGLTGSVGYPLYQNQIASETLLVESAVQKQVEQKIQEATFFIESPIPAVTLSIKEGKLPYHIMAGAFRDEKNAEKIFKNLNKLGFKARRIDINKHGLFPVLYGSYKTFAEAEKAKNEIQKTHNPEAWILIESL
- a CDS encoding FAD-binding and (Fe-S)-binding domain-containing protein, which gives rise to MKNNNTLSINNSKLESLEKQLDGKLFYDHTMRTLYATDASAYKEMPLAVAIPKTKEDIQKIIAFVRENNSSVIPRAAGTSLAGQVVGNGIVVDISQEFTKILSVDQANKTAWVEPGVIRDELNLHLKSYKLFFGPETSTSNRCMIGGMVGNNACGARSVIYGSTREHLLEIKGFLADGNEVTFGALTNAEFEDKCNGINVVSPLEQAIYVQAKDILSSTTNRTLFDDNFPKKSIPRRNTGYALDLLADSMPFGDPNEKFNFCKLIAGSEGTLFFSTAIKLNLVDALKPFAALVCVHFDSINESLKANLEALKFNPDSVELIDHYILECTKENIEQSKNRFFVKGDPQAILAVEFLRDTQEEIDSIAKEMEALMRSKNLGYHFPIVYGEDTNKVWTLRKAGLGLLSNIPGDAKAVAVIEDTAVDVNDLPDFIEDFNAILKERNLNCVHYAHAATGELHLRPIIDLKTKEGAGLFRTIATDIAHLVKKYKGSLSGEHGDGRLRGEFIPLMLGEEIYQLFIQVKQTWDPWGVFNPGKIVNTPPMDTSLRYTPGQDTPMPETYFDFSEHNGILRAAEMCNGSGDCRKTEKSGGTMCPSYMATRDEKHTTRARANILRETITNSTKENRFDDEGLLEVLDLCLSCKGCKSECPSNVDMAKLKAETLQQYHDKNGVKFRSKLIGNTPKINWLFASIPWAYNLSTKGILGNIIKKLTGFATERKLPLMHKITFAKWIKKHSQKGDFVNGTVYLYNDEFLNYYDVEIGQTAIYLLNRLGYQVVIPEIGISGRTYLSKGMLKEARDIAEKNTAAFAKSIPENAVLIGIEPSAILSFRDEYPDLCRGDLKVKAKAFAGRTFLIEEFLAKELDEGRITSDSFTDKEERVRMHGHCFQKALSSLVPLKKILMLPKNYTVLNIPSGCCGMAGSFGYETEHYDISMKIGELVLFPAIRSEQEATLISASGTSCRHQIADGTGRKAGHPVEILYNALK